From the Manihot esculenta cultivar AM560-2 chromosome 3, M.esculenta_v8, whole genome shotgun sequence genome, one window contains:
- the LOC110611028 gene encoding putative GATA transcription factor 22, giving the protein MTPVCDLNPPTSSSFPALELKEDQQHLQLFLSPHQAAASLSSSAPAFLNTAHDQYHREAQQHVKEDDKYISDSRWSDDLHKAQSFQAAVENESSSRETHELSPCKREDYEGSRGDEGSAAKWTPARMRLMQKMMNSNCSVTNNPMKFTPKFQDHQQCDSNNNTIRVCTDCNTTTTPLWRSGPLGPKSLCNACGIRQRKARRAMEAAAAGANGTAVSTEMSSTKNKLHKEKKWRSGQIAQGRKLCKPPDSPQGQKKICSFKNLALSLSKNSALQRVLPQDVEEAAILLMELSCGFIHS; this is encoded by the exons ATGACTCCTGTCTGTGATCTGAATCCAcccacttcttcttcttttccagCTTTGGAGCTTAAAGAAGATCAGCAACACCTGCAGCTCTTTCTGTCACCTCATCAAGCTGCTGCTTCTCTATCTTCATCAGCTCCTGCTTTTTTAAACACGGCCCATGATCAATATCATAGAGAAGCCCAACAGCATGTTAAGGAG GATGATAAGTACATATCAGACAGCAGATGGAGTGATGATCTTCACAAAGCCCAGTCTTTTCAAGCTGCAGTGGAGAATGAGAGTAGCAGTAGGGAAACCCACGAATTGTCCCCATGTAAAAGAGAGGATTATGAAGGAAGTCGTGGTGATGAGGGATCTGCAGCCAAATGGACGCCCGCGAGGATGAGGTTGATGCAAAAAATGATGAACTCTAATTGCTCAGTGACTAATAATCCAATGAAATTCACACCCAAATTTCAAGATCACCAGCAATGTGATTCTAATAATAACActatcagagtatgcacagatTGCAACACTACCACTACTCCTCTTTGGAGGAGTGGCCCTTTGGGGCCTAAG TCCCTTTGCAATGCCTGTGGTATTCGACAGAGGAAGGCCAGACGGGCAATGGAGGCGGCAGCTGCCGGAGCGAATGGCACGGCTGTTTCCACAGAGATGTCATCTACAAAAAATAAGTTGCACAAGGAAAAGAAGTGGCGCTCAGGCCAAATTGCGCAAGGCAGGAAACTGTGTAAGCCTCCTGATTCACCTCAGGGCCAAAAGAAGATTTGCAGCTTCAAGAATCTTGCATTAAGCTTGAGCAAGAACTCGGCTCTTCAACGAGTTCTTCCACAAGATGTGGAAGAGGCAGCGATACTGCTAATGGAATTATCTTGTGGTTTTATTCATAGTTGA